A window from Pseudomonas campi encodes these proteins:
- a CDS encoding YbdD/YjiX family protein, producing the protein MFNDLSRMGKYLGQAARMLVGMPDYDTYVEHMGNKHPDLPVMSYEAFFRERQEARYGGGKGRPVRCC; encoded by the coding sequence GTGTTCAATGATCTCAGCCGCATGGGCAAGTACCTCGGGCAGGCCGCACGCATGCTGGTCGGCATGCCTGACTACGATACTTATGTCGAACACATGGGCAACAAGCACCCTGATCTGCCGGTGATGAGCTACGAGGCGTTCTTCCGCGAGCGCCAGGAAGCCCGTTATGGTGGCGGCAAGGGGCGTCCCGTTCGTTGCTGTTGA
- the ettA gene encoding energy-dependent translational throttle protein EttA: MAQYVYTMHRLGKVVPPKREILKNISLSFFPGAKIGVLGLNGAGKSTLLRIMAGVDTEFDGEARAMPGINVGYLPQEPQLDPSKSVREIVEEAVGQIKQAQARLDEVYAAYAEPDADFDALAAEQAKLEAILQASDGHNLERQLEVAADALRLPAWDARIEHLSGGEKRRVALCRLLLSAPDMLLLDEPTNHLDADSVAWLEHFLHDFPGTVVAITHDRYFLDNVAGWILELDRGAGIPYEGNYSGWLEAKSNRLAQESKQQSAHEKAMKEELEWVRKGAKARQSKSKARLQRFEEMQSQEFQKRSETNEIYIPAGQRLGDKVIDFVNVSKGYGDRALIDNLSFSMPKGAIVGVIGGNGAGKSTLFRMLMGKEQPDSGSIEIGDTVQLACVDQSREDLDGSKTVWEAVSGGSDMIKIGNYEVPSRGYVGRFNFKGGDQQKFVKDLSGGERGRLHLALTLKEGANVLLLDEPSNDLDVETLRSLEEALLDFPGAAIVISHDRWFLDRVATHILAYEDDSHIEFFEGNYTEYEADRKKRLGDAAAQPHRVRYKKLAQ; encoded by the coding sequence ATGGCTCAATACGTCTACACCATGCATCGGCTCGGCAAGGTCGTGCCGCCGAAGCGGGAAATCCTCAAAAACATCTCCCTGTCGTTCTTCCCGGGCGCCAAGATCGGCGTACTCGGCCTCAACGGCGCTGGTAAGTCGACCCTGCTGCGCATCATGGCCGGCGTCGATACCGAGTTCGACGGCGAAGCTCGCGCCATGCCCGGCATCAATGTCGGCTACCTGCCGCAGGAGCCGCAGCTCGACCCGAGCAAGAGTGTGCGCGAGATTGTCGAAGAGGCCGTAGGCCAGATCAAGCAGGCCCAGGCCCGCCTGGACGAGGTGTACGCCGCCTATGCCGAGCCGGATGCCGACTTCGACGCCCTGGCCGCCGAGCAGGCCAAGCTGGAAGCCATCCTGCAGGCCAGCGATGGCCACAACCTGGAGCGCCAGCTGGAAGTCGCCGCCGATGCCCTGCGCCTGCCGGCCTGGGACGCGCGCATCGAACACCTCTCCGGTGGGGAGAAGCGCCGCGTGGCGCTGTGCCGCCTGCTGCTGTCGGCCCCCGACATGCTGCTGCTGGACGAACCGACCAACCACCTGGACGCCGACTCGGTGGCCTGGCTGGAGCACTTCCTCCACGACTTCCCGGGCACCGTGGTGGCGATCACCCACGATCGCTACTTCCTCGACAACGTCGCCGGCTGGATTCTCGAACTCGACCGCGGCGCGGGCATCCCGTACGAAGGCAACTATTCCGGCTGGCTGGAGGCGAAATCCAACCGCCTGGCCCAGGAATCCAAGCAGCAGTCGGCCCATGAAAAGGCCATGAAGGAAGAACTGGAGTGGGTGCGCAAAGGCGCCAAGGCTCGCCAGTCCAAGTCCAAGGCGCGTCTGCAGCGTTTCGAGGAAATGCAGTCGCAGGAATTCCAGAAGCGCAGCGAGACCAACGAGATCTACATCCCGGCTGGTCAGCGCCTGGGCGACAAGGTCATCGACTTCGTCAACGTCAGCAAGGGCTACGGCGACCGCGCGCTGATCGACAACCTGTCGTTCAGCATGCCCAAGGGCGCCATCGTCGGCGTGATCGGCGGTAACGGCGCCGGTAAGTCGACCCTGTTCCGCATGCTGATGGGCAAGGAGCAGCCGGACTCGGGCAGCATCGAGATTGGCGACACCGTGCAGCTTGCTTGTGTGGATCAGAGCCGCGAAGACCTCGACGGCAGCAAGACCGTGTGGGAAGCCGTGTCCGGCGGTTCCGACATGATCAAGATTGGCAACTACGAGGTGCCGTCGCGCGGTTACGTCGGTCGCTTCAACTTCAAGGGTGGCGACCAGCAGAAGTTCGTCAAGGACCTCTCCGGTGGTGAGCGCGGCCGTCTGCACCTGGCGCTGACCCTGAAAGAGGGCGCCAACGTGTTGCTGCTGGACGAACCGTCCAACGACCTCGACGTGGAAACCCTGCGTTCGCTGGAAGAAGCGCTGCTCGATTTCCCTGGCGCCGCCATTGTGATCTCTCACGATCGCTGGTTCCTCGATCGCGTGGCCACGCACATCCTGGCGTACGAAGACGACTCGCACATCGAGTTCTTCGAAGGCAACTACACCGAGTACGAAGCCGATCGCAAGAAACGCCTGGGCGATGCCGCCGCGCAGCCGCACCGCGTGCGTTACAAGAAGCTGGCGCAGTAA
- a CDS encoding ornithine carbamoyltransferase, whose amino-acid sequence MAFNMHNRNLLSLMHHSTRELRYLLDLSRDLKRAKYTGTEQPHLLRKNIALIFEKTSTRTRCAFEVAAYDQGANVTYIDPGSSQIGHKESMKDTARVLGRMYDAIEYRGFKQEIVEELASYAGVPVFNGLTDEYHPTQMLADVLTMREFSDKPLHEISYAYLGDARNNMGNSLLLIGAKLGMDVRIAAPKALWPTDEHVAACKKFAEESGARITLTEDPKAAVKGVDFVHTDVWVSMGEPVEAWAERIEQLLPYQVNSALMQAAGNPRVKFMHCLPAFHNSDTKVGKQIAEKYPHLKNGIEVTEDVFESPWCIAFEQAENRMHTIKAILVSTLADI is encoded by the coding sequence ATGGCGTTCAACATGCACAACCGCAATCTGCTCAGCCTGATGCACCACAGCACTCGCGAGCTGCGTTATCTGCTTGATCTGTCCCGCGACCTCAAGCGCGCCAAATACACTGGCACCGAGCAACCGCACCTGCTGCGCAAGAACATCGCACTGATCTTCGAGAAGACCTCGACCCGCACCCGCTGCGCCTTCGAGGTGGCCGCCTATGACCAGGGCGCCAACGTCACCTACATCGACCCGGGCTCCTCGCAGATCGGCCACAAGGAGTCGATGAAAGACACCGCCCGCGTGCTCGGCCGCATGTACGACGCCATCGAATACCGCGGCTTCAAGCAGGAAATCGTTGAGGAACTGGCCAGCTATGCCGGCGTGCCGGTGTTCAATGGCCTGACCGACGAATACCACCCGACCCAGATGCTCGCCGATGTACTGACCATGCGTGAGTTCAGCGACAAGCCGCTGCACGAGATCAGCTACGCCTACCTGGGCGACGCGCGCAACAACATGGGCAACTCGCTGCTGCTGATCGGCGCCAAGCTCGGCATGGATGTGCGTATCGCCGCACCCAAGGCGCTATGGCCGACCGACGAACATGTCGCCGCCTGCAAGAAATTCGCCGAGGAAAGCGGCGCCCGCATCACCCTCACCGAAGACCCCAAGGCTGCGGTCAAGGGCGTCGACTTCGTCCATACCGATGTCTGGGTGTCCATGGGCGAGCCGGTTGAAGCCTGGGCCGAGCGTATCGAGCAACTGCTGCCCTACCAGGTCAACAGTGCGCTGATGCAGGCTGCCGGCAACCCGCGGGTCAAGTTCATGCACTGCCTGCCCGCCTTCCACAACAGCGACACCAAGGTCGGCAAGCAGATCGCCGAGAAGTACCCGCACCTGAAGAACGGCATCGAAGTGACCGAGGATGTGTTCGAGTCACCGTGGTGCATCGCCTTCGAGCAGGCGGAAAACCGCATGCACACCATCAAGGCGATTCTGGTCTCGACCCTGGCCGACATCTGA
- a CDS encoding YiiX family permuted papain-like enzyme: MLRRQGIRAALLATICWVGQVAALEVREGDIIFHPSRSTQSLAIQLATQSRYSHMGLVLLRDGQPQVYEASARVKYTPLAEWIARGEGGHYVLKRLREADRLLDEPALRRLRAEAAPFAGRRYDLTFEWSDQRLYCSELVWKIYQRALGLEIGALQQIRDFDLSSAAVRSKMRERYGEQVPLDEQVISPAAMFDSPLLVQVHAQ; this comes from the coding sequence ATGCTCAGAAGGCAAGGAATACGCGCTGCCCTGCTGGCGACAATCTGCTGGGTCGGCCAGGTAGCGGCGCTGGAGGTGCGCGAAGGCGACATCATCTTCCACCCGTCGCGTTCGACGCAGAGCCTGGCGATTCAGCTGGCGACCCAATCGCGCTACAGCCACATGGGCCTGGTGCTCTTGCGTGATGGCCAGCCGCAGGTTTACGAGGCCAGTGCGCGGGTCAAGTACACGCCGCTGGCCGAGTGGATCGCCCGCGGCGAAGGGGGGCACTATGTGCTCAAGCGGCTGCGCGAGGCCGATCGCCTGCTCGATGAGCCAGCCCTGCGCCGACTGCGGGCCGAGGCGGCGCCGTTTGCCGGGCGCCGCTACGACCTGACGTTCGAATGGTCGGACCAGCGCCTGTACTGCTCCGAGCTGGTGTGGAAAATCTACCAGCGCGCCCTGGGGCTGGAAATCGGCGCTCTGCAGCAGATCCGCGACTTCGATCTGAGTTCGGCTGCGGTGCGCAGCAAGATGCGCGAACGCTATGGCGAGCAGGTGCCACTGGATGAACAGGTGATCTCGCCGGCGGCGATGTTTGATTCACCTCTGCTGGTGCAGGTCCACGCGCAGTAA
- the glyA gene encoding serine hydroxymethyltransferase has translation MFSRDLTLARFDADLFAAMEQEAQRQEHHIELIASENYTSPAVMEAQGSVLTNKYAEGYPGKRYYGGCEYVDIVEQLAIDRAKELFGADYANVQPHAGSQANSAVFLALLQAGDTILGMSLAHGGHLTHGASVSSSGKLYNAVQYGITDAGLIDYDEVERLAVEHKPKMIIAGFSAYSQILDFPRFRAIADKVGAYLFVDMAHVAGLVAAGVYPNPVPFADVVTTTTHKTLRGPRGGLILARKNEEIEKKLNSAVFPGAQGGPLEHVIAAKAVCFKEALQPEFKTYQQQVVKNAQAMASVFIARGFDVVSGGTQNHLFLLSLIKQDITGKDADAALGRAFITVNKNSVPNDPRSPFVTSGLRIGTPAVTTRGFKETECQELAGWICDILQNMGDESVVDAVREKVKAVCAKLPVYGN, from the coding sequence ATGTTCAGCCGTGATTTGACCCTCGCCCGTTTCGACGCCGACCTGTTTGCCGCCATGGAGCAAGAAGCCCAGCGCCAGGAACATCACATCGAGCTGATCGCCTCGGAGAACTACACCAGCCCGGCGGTGATGGAAGCCCAGGGTTCGGTACTGACCAACAAGTACGCCGAAGGCTACCCAGGCAAGCGCTACTACGGCGGTTGCGAGTACGTCGACATCGTCGAGCAGCTGGCCATCGACCGCGCCAAAGAGCTGTTCGGTGCCGACTATGCCAACGTCCAGCCGCACGCAGGCAGCCAAGCCAACAGCGCGGTGTTCCTCGCCCTGCTGCAAGCCGGTGACACCATCCTCGGCATGAGCCTGGCCCACGGTGGTCACCTGACCCACGGCGCCAGCGTTTCGTCCTCCGGCAAGCTGTACAACGCCGTGCAGTACGGCATCACCGATGCCGGCCTGATCGACTACGACGAAGTCGAGCGCCTGGCCGTCGAGCACAAGCCGAAGATGATCATCGCCGGCTTCTCCGCCTACTCGCAGATCCTCGACTTCCCGCGCTTCCGCGCCATCGCCGACAAAGTGGGTGCCTACCTGTTCGTCGACATGGCCCACGTGGCCGGTCTGGTCGCCGCCGGCGTGTACCCGAACCCGGTGCCGTTCGCCGACGTGGTCACCACCACCACCCACAAGACCCTGCGCGGCCCGCGCGGCGGCCTGATCCTCGCGCGCAAGAACGAGGAGATCGAGAAGAAGCTCAACTCCGCCGTCTTCCCGGGCGCCCAGGGTGGCCCGCTGGAGCACGTCATCGCGGCCAAGGCCGTGTGCTTCAAGGAAGCCCTGCAGCCTGAGTTCAAGACCTACCAGCAGCAGGTGGTGAAGAACGCCCAGGCCATGGCCAGCGTATTCATCGCCCGCGGTTTCGACGTAGTCTCCGGCGGTACGCAGAACCACCTGTTCCTGCTGTCGCTGATCAAGCAGGACATCACCGGTAAAGACGCCGACGCTGCTCTGGGTCGCGCCTTTATCACCGTGAACAAGAACAGCGTGCCGAACGACCCGCGTTCGCCGTTCGTCACCTCCGGTCTGCGCATCGGCACCCCGGCCGTCACCACCCGCGGCTTCAAGGAAACCGAGTGCCAGGAACTGGCCGGCTGGATCTGCGACATCCTGCAGAACATGGGCGACGAGTCGGTAGTCGACGCCGTACGCGAGAAGGTCAAGGCCGTCTGCGCCAAGCTGCCGGTTTACGGCAACTAA
- a CDS encoding bifunctional diguanylate cyclase/phosphodiesterase: MLGLLLWQLQQEFQQLEANQRDRNLAYSTQLSEHLALAMRLKAEAGQTFLLHNAPTPVTGNDLSALLDSLRGIYPALHSLAWFDANGQVLADSAPAADSALLSQLSQAHPRPYHFAYGPREQGLLYLTLAKPTAAGGWLLRLRPAALHNWLPQTRDLQPWLLQDQRSGLVMLRLPPDPQVPPSPQLSEAEQRLSILQLPLAGSDWQVHALFDAEQVRAELLPVQAGKLLLFILCSTLALLALFGLLREQRSLRESHALSRRSLNDAIAALGAIEERVLVTQADGQISYLNPRAEQMFGLSSAEASSRHLLNLLPALGPWLEGDTPPAQPIEILQDGHPRLYAVTHHKLAAESRQDRTVWVLRDVTEQQKAVEVLQDTRRRYQGIFEGSGIALCVFDLSGMKDFLDQQGLRHSSQLAGWLQQAPENNQLLLKQLRITELNRVAMQLLGVDSPKQAWDHLIGNRPLRPGSSRHALITALIDGEQDMMVEGRMRTPHGHERYLWLTLQLPRRANEFKAVTLSIHDITSRKRVELSLVERERFWSEVLRAVPDTLYVHDMSNQRVLFSNNRLGPDLGYSREEMLQLGDKLWEKILHPDDVELYQRVRNLQKVVGNGLLLNCQLRWRHRDGSWHWFDIREHALSRDAHGRVSRLIGVAKDITHEINAQLSLRDSERRYRLLAESISDVIISSDSKLQLNYVSPSAQNFFGYSPEWILQNGLLSTVTNPRQLTELQGLLEQVKQELGDTAQLNQLQTQLSSKPFVFDCLRADGRKISVEMRVMLMWDEQNRFEGVLGIGRDISQQRRAERDLRMAATVFEHSTAAIMVTDPAGYIVRTNETFQRISGFATEEVLDQLPSMLTADRQQAEQLTYILNQLNQHGSWEGELWLKRKNGEQYPAWVGITAVQDDEGDLVSYVCFFNDISERKASEQRIHRLAYYDALTLLPNRTLFQDRLHTALQHAERHAEWVVLMFLDLDRFKPINDSLGHAAGDRMLKDVAVRLAACVDEDDTVARMGGDEFTLLLQPRETRESALNRAIHVAEQILASLAQPFVLQGREFFVTASIGIALAPQDGNELSQLMKNSDTAMYHAKERGKNNFQFYQADMNATALQRLELESDLRHALDLNQFLLYYQPQFSGDGKRLTGVEALLRWQHPVRGLVAPGEFIPVLEELGLVVQVGDWVIEEACRQLKSWHASKVRVPKISVNLSARQFADGQLAMRISHMLEASGVPSACLELELTESILMRDVDETLQILASLKKLGLCIAVDDFGTGYSSLNYLKQFPIDVLKIDRSFVDGLPEGEQDGQIARAIIAMAHSLGLAVIAEGVETQPQLDFLREHGCDEVQGYLLGKPMPAAQFEAQFSGAALFMLS, from the coding sequence ATGTTGGGCCTGCTGCTGTGGCAATTGCAGCAGGAATTCCAGCAACTGGAAGCTAACCAGCGCGACCGCAACCTGGCCTACAGCACCCAGCTGAGCGAGCATCTGGCCCTGGCGATGAGGCTCAAGGCCGAAGCCGGCCAGACCTTCCTGCTGCATAACGCGCCAACCCCGGTGACCGGCAACGACCTGAGCGCGCTGCTCGACAGCCTGCGCGGCATCTACCCGGCCCTGCACAGCCTGGCCTGGTTCGACGCCAATGGCCAGGTGCTGGCCGACAGCGCACCCGCGGCCGACAGCGCGCTGCTCAGCCAGCTGAGCCAGGCACACCCGCGCCCCTACCATTTCGCCTACGGCCCGCGCGAGCAGGGCCTGCTCTATCTGACACTGGCCAAACCCACGGCCGCTGGCGGCTGGCTGCTGCGCCTGCGTCCGGCCGCCCTGCACAACTGGCTGCCGCAGACCCGCGACCTGCAACCCTGGCTGCTGCAGGACCAACGCAGCGGCCTGGTCATGTTGCGCCTGCCGCCCGACCCGCAAGTGCCGCCCTCCCCACAACTGAGCGAAGCGGAACAGCGCCTGAGCATTCTCCAGCTGCCATTGGCGGGTAGCGACTGGCAGGTGCACGCCCTGTTCGATGCCGAGCAGGTGCGCGCCGAACTGCTGCCCGTGCAGGCCGGCAAGCTGCTGCTGTTCATCCTCTGTTCCACCCTGGCCCTGCTCGCCCTGTTCGGTCTGCTGCGCGAGCAGCGCAGCCTGCGTGAATCCCATGCGCTGTCACGCCGCTCGCTCAACGACGCCATCGCTGCCCTGGGCGCCATCGAAGAGCGCGTCCTGGTGACCCAGGCCGATGGCCAGATCAGCTACCTCAACCCGCGCGCCGAGCAGATGTTCGGCTTGAGCAGCGCCGAAGCCAGTAGTCGCCACCTGCTCAATCTGCTGCCGGCCCTCGGCCCCTGGCTGGAAGGCGATACGCCGCCGGCACAACCGATCGAAATCCTCCAGGACGGACACCCCCGTCTGTATGCCGTGACCCATCACAAGCTGGCCGCCGAGAGCCGCCAGGACCGTACGGTCTGGGTGCTGCGCGACGTGACCGAGCAGCAGAAAGCCGTGGAGGTACTGCAGGACACCCGACGGCGCTACCAGGGCATCTTCGAGGGCAGCGGCATCGCCCTCTGCGTGTTCGATCTCAGCGGCATGAAAGACTTCCTCGACCAGCAGGGCCTGCGCCACAGCAGCCAATTGGCTGGCTGGCTGCAACAAGCCCCGGAAAACAATCAACTGCTGCTGAAGCAGCTACGCATCACCGAGTTGAATCGGGTGGCCATGCAACTGCTCGGCGTCGATTCGCCGAAACAGGCCTGGGACCACCTGATCGGCAATCGCCCGTTACGCCCGGGCAGCTCTCGCCATGCTCTGATTACCGCGCTGATCGATGGCGAGCAGGACATGATGGTCGAGGGCCGCATGCGCACGCCGCATGGCCATGAGCGCTACCTGTGGCTGACCCTGCAGCTACCGCGCCGGGCCAACGAGTTCAAGGCCGTCACCCTGAGCATCCACGACATCACCAGCCGCAAGCGCGTCGAACTGTCGCTGGTCGAGCGCGAGCGCTTCTGGTCCGAGGTGCTGCGCGCCGTGCCCGATACGCTCTATGTGCACGACATGAGCAACCAGCGCGTGCTGTTCAGCAACAACCGCCTGGGCCCGGATCTGGGCTACAGCCGGGAAGAAATGCTGCAGCTGGGCGACAAGCTGTGGGAAAAGATCCTCCACCCCGACGATGTCGAGCTGTACCAGCGCGTGCGCAACCTGCAGAAAGTGGTGGGCAACGGCCTGCTGCTCAACTGCCAACTGCGCTGGCGGCACCGCGACGGCAGCTGGCACTGGTTCGACATCCGCGAACACGCCCTCAGCCGCGACGCCCACGGGCGGGTCAGCCGCCTGATCGGCGTGGCCAAGGACATCACCCACGAGATCAACGCCCAGCTCAGCCTGCGCGACAGCGAGCGGCGCTACCGCCTGCTGGCGGAAAGCATCAGTGACGTGATCATTTCCTCCGACAGCAAGCTGCAGCTGAACTATGTCAGCCCTTCGGCGCAGAACTTCTTCGGCTACAGCCCGGAGTGGATCCTGCAGAACGGCCTGCTCAGCACCGTCACCAACCCGCGCCAGCTGACCGAACTGCAGGGTCTGCTGGAACAGGTCAAGCAGGAGCTGGGCGATACGGCGCAGCTGAACCAGCTGCAGACTCAGTTGAGCAGCAAGCCGTTCGTCTTCGACTGCCTGCGCGCCGACGGGCGCAAGATCAGCGTGGAAATGCGCGTGATGCTGATGTGGGACGAGCAGAACCGCTTCGAAGGCGTGCTCGGCATCGGCCGCGACATCAGCCAGCAGCGCCGTGCCGAGCGCGACCTGCGCATGGCCGCCACGGTATTCGAACACTCCACCGCGGCGATCATGGTCACCGACCCGGCCGGCTATATCGTGCGCACCAACGAGACCTTCCAGCGCATCAGCGGCTTCGCCACCGAGGAAGTGCTCGACCAGTTGCCCAGCATGCTCACCGCCGACCGCCAGCAGGCCGAGCAGCTCACCTATATCCTCAACCAGCTCAACCAGCACGGCAGCTGGGAGGGCGAGCTGTGGCTCAAACGCAAGAACGGCGAGCAGTATCCGGCCTGGGTCGGCATCACCGCGGTGCAGGATGACGAAGGCGACCTGGTCAGCTACGTGTGTTTCTTCAACGACATCAGCGAGCGCAAGGCCAGCGAACAGCGCATCCACCGCCTGGCCTACTACGACGCCCTGACCCTGCTACCCAACCGCACCCTGTTCCAGGACCGCCTACACACTGCCCTGCAACATGCCGAACGGCATGCGGAGTGGGTGGTGCTGATGTTCCTCGACCTCGACCGTTTCAAACCGATCAACGACTCCCTGGGCCACGCCGCCGGCGACCGCATGCTCAAGGATGTGGCCGTACGCCTAGCCGCCTGCGTCGACGAAGACGACACCGTGGCGCGCATGGGCGGCGACGAATTCACCCTGCTCCTGCAACCCCGCGAAACCCGTGAGAGCGCGCTGAACCGTGCCATCCATGTGGCCGAGCAGATTCTCGCCAGTCTGGCCCAGCCGTTCGTCCTGCAGGGCCGCGAGTTCTTCGTCACCGCCAGTATCGGCATCGCCTTGGCGCCGCAGGACGGCAACGAGCTGAGCCAGTTGATGAAGAACTCCGACACCGCCATGTACCACGCCAAGGAACGCGGCAAGAACAACTTCCAGTTCTACCAGGCGGACATGAACGCCACCGCGCTGCAGCGCCTGGAGCTGGAAAGCGACCTGCGCCATGCCCTCGATCTGAATCAGTTCCTGCTCTACTACCAGCCGCAGTTCAGCGGCGATGGCAAGCGCCTGACCGGAGTCGAAGCGCTGCTGCGCTGGCAGCACCCGGTACGTGGGCTGGTCGCGCCCGGCGAATTCATTCCGGTGCTGGAAGAGCTCGGCCTGGTGGTACAGGTCGGCGACTGGGTGATCGAGGAGGCCTGCCGCCAGCTCAAGAGCTGGCACGCCAGCAAGGTGCGCGTGCCGAAAATCTCGGTCAACCTGTCCGCCCGCCAGTTCGCCGATGGCCAGCTGGCCATGCGCATCTCGCACATGCTCGAAGCCAGTGGCGTGCCCTCGGCCTGCCTGGAGCTGGAACTGACCGAGAGCATCCTGATGCGCGACGTCGACGAAACCCTGCAGATTCTCGCCAGCCTGAAGAAACTCGGCCTGTGCATCGCGGTGGACGACTTCGGTACCGGCTACTCCTCGCTGAACTACCTCAAGCAGTTCCCCATCGACGTACTGAAGATCGACCGCAGCTTCGTCGACGGCCTGCCCGAGGGCGAGCAGGACGGGCAGATCGCCCGCGCCATCATCGCCATGGCCCACAGCCTGGGCCTGGCGGTGATCGCCGAAGGCGTGGAAACCCAGCCCCAGCTCGACTTCCTGCGCGAGCATGGCTGCGACGAGGTGCAGGGCTACCTGTTAGGCAAACCGATGCCCGCCGCGCAGTTCGAGGCCCAGTTCAGCGGCGCGGCGCTGTTCATGCTCAGCTAG
- the yjiA gene encoding GTPase, which produces MTHEPIPVTVLSGFLGAGKTTLLKHMLHAEHGLKLAVIENEFSDTPIDGQLLGSAPVEVMTLANGCVCCSIHVELEKALCLLLDKLDAGELAFDRLVIECTGLADPAPVAQTFFAGDELCERYVLDGIITLVDAANAERHLQETIAQAQVGFADRILLSKTDLVDAAHVEALSQRLQRINRRAPIRMVEHGRIDLAELLDIRGFNLNADLSPALRLTPLAPANSLDRITTLVLKAEQPLDLDRLSAFMEQLLESHGNSLLRYKGVLNVAGEERRMVFQGVLRLYGFDFDSEWGVDEKRESVLVLIGDNLPEDEIRAGFSQVEADR; this is translated from the coding sequence ATGACCCATGAGCCCATTCCCGTCACCGTGCTCAGCGGCTTTCTCGGTGCCGGCAAGACCACTCTGCTCAAGCACATGTTGCACGCCGAACACGGCCTCAAGCTGGCGGTGATCGAGAACGAATTCAGTGATACGCCGATTGACGGCCAGTTGCTCGGCAGCGCGCCGGTCGAGGTCATGACTCTGGCCAATGGCTGCGTCTGCTGCTCGATCCATGTCGAGCTGGAAAAAGCCCTGTGCTTGCTGCTAGACAAGCTGGATGCCGGCGAACTGGCCTTCGACCGCCTGGTGATCGAGTGCACCGGCCTGGCCGACCCGGCACCGGTGGCGCAAACCTTCTTCGCCGGTGACGAGCTGTGCGAGCGCTATGTGCTGGACGGCATCATCACCCTGGTGGACGCGGCCAACGCCGAGCGCCATCTGCAGGAAACCATCGCCCAGGCCCAGGTCGGTTTCGCCGACCGCATCCTGTTAAGCAAGACCGATCTGGTCGATGCCGCTCATGTCGAGGCGCTGAGTCAGCGGCTGCAGCGGATCAACCGCCGCGCGCCGATCCGCATGGTCGAGCACGGCCGCATCGACCTGGCCGAGCTGCTGGATATCCGCGGCTTCAACCTGAATGCCGATCTCAGTCCGGCTTTACGCCTGACGCCGCTGGCGCCGGCCAACTCGCTCGACCGCATCACCACCCTGGTGCTGAAGGCCGAGCAGCCGCTGGATCTCGATCGGCTCAGTGCCTTCATGGAACAACTGCTGGAGAGCCACGGCAACTCGCTGCTGCGCTACAAGGGCGTGCTCAATGTTGCCGGGGAAGAGCGGCGCATGGTGTTCCAGGGTGTGCTGCGCTTGTACGGCTTCGACTTCGACAGCGAGTGGGGCGTGGACGAGAAGCGTGAGAGCGTGTTGGTGCTGATCGGTGACAACCTGCCGGAAGATGAGATTCGCGCGGGATTTTCCCAGGTAGAGGCTGATCGATAA
- the arcC gene encoding carbamate kinase, protein MRLVIALGGNALLRRGEAMTAENQRENVRIACEQIAKIATGNELVVAHGNGPQVGLLALQGNAYDAKNPYPLDVLGAETEGMIGYMIEQELGNLLPVEVPFATLLTQVEVDPNDPAFQHMTKPIGPVYPKAEAEQLAAEKGWVIAPDGDKFRRVVASPRPKRIFEIRPLKWLLEKGTIVIAAGGGGIPTMYKDGKLVGVEAVIDKDLCSAFLATELQADLLVIATDVDAAYIDWGKPTQKAIAQAHPDELERLGFAAGSMGPKVQAACEFARDTGKVAVIGSLPDIEAIVQGKAGTRISTAQPGVTYR, encoded by the coding sequence ATGCGACTAGTCATCGCCCTGGGCGGCAACGCCCTACTGCGGCGCGGCGAAGCCATGACCGCCGAGAACCAACGCGAGAACGTGCGCATCGCCTGCGAGCAGATCGCCAAGATCGCCACCGGCAACGAGTTGGTGGTAGCCCACGGCAACGGTCCGCAAGTCGGCCTGCTGGCCCTGCAAGGCAACGCCTACGATGCCAAGAACCCCTACCCGCTGGACGTGCTCGGGGCCGAAACCGAAGGCATGATCGGCTACATGATCGAACAGGAGCTGGGCAACCTGCTGCCCGTCGAAGTGCCCTTCGCCACCCTGCTCACCCAGGTCGAGGTCGATCCCAACGACCCGGCCTTCCAGCACATGACCAAGCCCATCGGCCCGGTCTACCCCAAGGCAGAAGCCGAGCAACTGGCCGCCGAAAAGGGCTGGGTCATCGCCCCGGATGGCGACAAGTTCCGCCGCGTCGTCGCCAGCCCACGACCCAAGCGCATTTTCGAGATTCGTCCACTCAAGTGGCTGCTGGAAAAGGGCACCATCGTGATTGCCGCGGGTGGTGGCGGCATCCCGACCATGTACAAGGATGGCAAGCTGGTCGGGGTGGAAGCGGTGATCGACAAGGATCTCTGCTCGGCCTTCCTGGCCACCGAACTGCAAGCCGACCTGCTGGTGATCGCCACCGATGTCGACGCTGCCTATATCGACTGGGGCAAGCCGACGCAGAAGGCCATCGCCCAGGCGCACCCGGACGAACTGGAACGCCTCGGTTTTGCCGCTGGCTCCATGGGGCCGAAAGTCCAGGCTGCCTGCGAGTTCGCCCGCGACACCGGCAAGGTGGCGGTGATCGGCTCGCTGCCGGACATCGAGGCCATCGTTCAGGGCAAGGCCGGCACCCGCATCAGCACCGCACAACCCGGTGTGACCTACCGCTGA